The nucleotide sequence ATCGGCTGATGAGCCCAGCAACTCTGCTGACCAGCTATCGGGTAGCAGGATACTGGAGAAAAATACCGGGCTTTCAATAATGGCCCCAACCTTGGCGGTTCTTGACCCAAATGGGGTAGTGATTGTTACCTCATCCCCGACAGCCCACGCATCACGATCAGTACGCAGGGTATTAATCATGATCTCATTATCTGCTAAGGCATCATCATCACCATCTAGGACCGTGTAGTTGCGAAAATCCTTCACATCATTGGCCACGAAAGTGGCAACATCACTTGCGGTTTCTTGGTCACGTTCGATAGCAACTTGTCCGATATAGGACCAGTTTTGCCGTTGTACCCCGTCAATATCAGCAATTTTCCCTGCGTCACTACGAGAAACGACTCGGCCTTGCCCGTCATACACAAAGAGGTCAATGTCGGTGTAGTTGCTGATTAGATTGGTACCTCCACCCTTGAGTGACGAACTCAGCGTTGCTCCAGCCATCACCAAAGCCACACCGATCACCAGTGCACCTGATGTGGATGCGGTGCGTTTGGCATTGCGCACAATATTCTCAACAGCCATGTGGGTTTGAACAGGAAGCACTACCGCAAAGGGTTTGGACACAACCCTGATAATGGGATTGGCAATAACACTCAACAGGCCAAGGGTGCCAAACAATACGGCAGCGGCACCATACCCCACCATCGTCAGATCGGTTTGTTGGGCACCAATTACGGTAATCAGAATGCCAATACCCAACACCAGCGCACTCACCCAATTAACCCAGGTTATGTTCGCATCATTCGCACCTTGGGCATTGCGTAACACATCAAGCGGATCGGTCAGTGCTGCCGTCCTTGCGCTTAAGACGGCCCCGATGGTGGTTACCACAAGCCCGGTGCCCAATCCAATCAGCATGGTCGGCAGTGACATTGCCACAAGGTTAATTTCGAGCCCGATCTGACTAAAGAGTACGCCCACGCCAGCCATCAGGGTCATACCAAGCACAATGCCGGCAAGTGAACCCAAAAGCCCAATCGCAATCGCTTGGGTAATGACGAGGACAAAGATACCCGTCGGTGAGGCACCGATGGCACGCAGCATAGCGAATTGCTTTAACCGCTGTCGTACGACCATTGCAAATGTATTTGCAATGACAAATGAGCCGATAAAGATGCTGAGGAATACAAATACAAGAAGGAAGATACTTATAAATCCCAGCCCCGATTCAAGGGCGGTGTACCGATCAGCCGTGTAGCGCTCCTTGCCCATCACGATCGTATCGGCGGGTAGCTCGTGAGCGATGCGCTGAATGGCGTCTGCGACGGGAATATCGTCTGGCAAATAAATCTCAAACCCCAGGACCTTCCCGTCGGGGGCTGCAATTGATTCAATCGCATCACGGTCCATGAAGATCTGAACTGTTCCGAATGATGGCTGTTCAAAGGCAATGGAGCCCGTAATTGTTACCTGCCGACTTCCCCCAGCCAAAATAAGCGTGGTGCGATCGCCTACGTGAAGCCCATTTGGTTCTAAGGCTGCCTTGTCAACCAAAATCTCTCGAGAACCCTTTGGCCACCGGCCTTCTTCCAAGGATCCCCACAACGGGTCAGCTTGGTACGGCTGAACAATTGTGGGGGCTCCAGCATTGGAAATGATTTCACCTTCTGCATTTTCTAAGCGCGCATCGACCGTATTCATAGTCGGGTCAACAACGGCTTGATCGTCAAGGCTGCGGCGAATCTTGTGTTCATATGAGACTGGCATTGAGCGCCGTACCGAAGAACCCAAGGTTTCACTGATCTTGGTACCAACAACAAACACATCTGCACGTGAACTCAACCCGATAATGTCATCGAAGGTGGACTGTAATGAGTCACGTAATGTCAGTGTTCCGGTAAGGAATGCAACCCCAAGCGCAACACTCAGCATGGTAAGAAAGAAGCGAGAAAACCCTTCGCGGACCTCACGCGCACTTATCTTAAATAGTGCCCTCATGCTGCATTCCTTCTGTATTCAAGGTGTAATCGCACGCTGATACTTGCTCTTGTCGCTTACGGGAGACTACTAGGTCTCCCTATTTCTTCTCATCTTCCTTTTCCCATGCTTCAATCTGGTCGTCAACGGCTTCAGCGACTTTCGTATTCAAGTCTGGGCGAACTTCGAGATACACATCATCTTGTCCAACACCAACTGAGACGGTGCGTTGATACTGCGGATTGTTACTCGTGATCAGGTCAACAAGCTCTCGGCGTAAGGGCCGAACCAAGGTGGCAATGACCGGCTCTTTTGGTGCTTTCGTATCCTCTGTGCCTACCGTAATGACCTGCTTGCGGTGGGTCCGTGCGGCAGCCAGCACGCCCTCATTGCCTTTACCAAGTAAGGAGAACACCACTTGTGCACCATCTGTATACAGCTGGTTAGCGGCATTATTTGCTTGGGTCGCATCTTCAATGCCATTCGTATAAATCACCCGCACATCCATGTCGCCACGAACAGACTTTGCACCATCTCGGAAACCATTGACATAGGCGTCAGAATCTGCCCCTGGATAGGCTGCAACAATACCAACAATGCGGGCATCAGGGTTGGCTGATTGAGGGAATAGCTCCGTGTCTACTGTGGCAAGACCGGCCACACGACCAGCAAGCCAAGCCCCACGCTGATTATCAAAACGGATATTCGTTACATTTGGTAACTCGATATCAGTATCCCAAGTTATCCAGTACTTATCTGGCGTTACTTTTGCCGCTTCAAGGATCCAAGGAGCGAGTTGCCCGGTCCCTGCAACGAGAAACTCTGCATCAGATGCCGCAATTGACCGCAAGGTTGTCTGCCAATGGTCAGAGTTAATGGCATCGTGGTCAAAGACTTTTACGTCGTAATGTTCGTTCCGTAAGTCTTTGGCGGCATCTTCAATCGCACGAAAATCCTGTCGTGTTTCTTCTTTGCCATTAAGGGCAATCCGCACCTTTGCAATGGTTGCTTCACCTGTAGCAACGTCAGTCGGTTTGGCTGATTCAGATTCTGCTGCTACTTCACTACTGGTTTCACTGCCAGGGTCAGGTTCCGTTCCGCCGGTGCCCGCCACCAAGGCAAAGCCGATCGCAACAGCGCCCAATACAAGGATTACAAGGACAACCCCAAGGAGGACCTTTAAAAACCGTTTCATGATTCCTCACCACCGGTAAACCCGTAGTGTTCAACGGGAACATCAAGTGACGGGGATGATGGTGGTGGCGTCACTTCGCCCGATTCGGGATCCTTATCTTGTTCGGTTTCCGGACTCGTACCTTCGGTGGCATGAGTCAAATCTTGGGTTTCGTCAATCCCAGGAGGGGGTACAGATGGCGTGTTCTGATCTACATCCTCGGCTTCTTCGTACACGGCAGTGATTTGTCCGGAGGATAATGGTTCCTCCGGCTTGTCATAGACATGAACGTGGACATCACCGCTCACCGTTACGCGCCCAAGGCCTGGAATCATAAACGCCTTGTCACCATCCTGATCGACCCCAATAAATTGGGGTTCATCAGCCGATGAGGTTGCAGTCGGTGCTATGGGAGATGGTGGTGTTGACGGCGTAGCAACTGTATGCAAGCTCGGTGTGTACGGGCCAGATACCGATGAAGGGGAAGCAAGTTCGCGTCCTTGGGCGCTGAAGGTCCGTAATGCATCCAATACCGAATCAGTTGTGGGAGAACGCATTTCTGCTTGCATCTCCCCATCGCGTAAAAAGACAACCCGGTCGGCCCACGCTGCAGCGGTGGGTTCGTGCGTCACCATGATCACGCTTTGGCCAAGTTCGTCTACCGCGTAGCGAATGAACCCCAACACCGAATCGGTTGCTTCTGAATCGAGGTTACCGGTGGGTTCATCAGCAAATACAACTGCCGCATCAGATACCAGTGCGCGCGCACAGGCAACACGCTGTTGTTGCCCACCAGATAGCTCGGCGGGACGGTGTGTAAGGCGGTTCCCAATTCCAAGTGCGCTGATAACCGCATCAAAGCGATCACGATCGATCTTTCGCCCTGCGATATCACTGGGGAGGGTGATATTTTCTTGGGCACTCAAGCTAGGAATCAGGTTGAACGCCTGGAAAATAAACCCGATATTGTCCCGTCGGAATGTGGTGCGTTGGGCGGCACTCATACTTGAGACCAGTGCCCCGTTTACATTCACCACACCGCTTGAAATACTGTCTAGGCCCGCGGTGCAATGCATGAGGGTGGATTTACCGCTCCCAGAGGGACCCATAATGGCGGTGAATTGACCACGGCCAAAGGTCACATCGACATCATGAAGGGCGGTGACGGACACATCGCCACTGCCATAGACCTTACGAAGTCGTTCGGTTTCAACAATGGGATGGTCAACTGGAGTAATTGGACGTAGTGATGACATCGTTCTTTTCCTTCGCTTGATTATTCAGCCATTGCTGACAACACATTGATCTTTGAAGCTCGATTCGCTGGTATCGCTGCCGCAATGATGCCAACCACAATGGCACCGATAATCACGACACCGATCGTACCGAACGGCACGGTTGTTCCGCCGATACCAAGGTCTTTAAGGGCGGTGACAAGAGACCACGCCAACCCAACACCCGTGATGAGACCAACGACGGTACCCAACAAGGTGATAAGGAGGCTCTCGATAGTGATCATGCCCATCACATTGCGACGGTTCATCCCAATTGCCTGGCTCATACCAATTTCACGGGTCCGGTCCATGACGCTGAGTGCAAGGGTGTTGACAATGCCAAAGACCGCTGTAATCACGCTAAGCGCAAGGAGGGCATAGAGGATGCCAAGAATGGTGTCGAGCTGTTTTCCGATTTCTCCACTCATTTCTTCAGCATTATTAGCCTTGTAAGGCAACCCATCATCAATCTTGGCATTGATATCCCGTTTGACCGTCTCGACATCAGCCTCATCATCTACCTTGATATCCAAAGTGAGGGGGTCTCGAGCCTCGGGGTCTAGGTCTTTGATCCACGTTTTAGGAAGAATCAGCGCCATATCCAAGCCTGGTGCGTCAACGATCGCACCCACCTTTGCCGTCCGCTTACCATAGGGTGTTACGAAGGTGACTTCATCGTCGACCTTATACGTATCCTTCTTATCAAGACGGGTTTGGTTGATGATAATGCGATCATTTGCTAGGGCATTTTCGTCACCATCTTTGACGGTCTGGGTACGGATATCCCCAATATCGGGGTCAACATATTGGACATATTGCTCTCCGGTTGACGCATTATCATTTTCGCGAGTAACCACCGCCTGACTCACATGTGTGGTAATCACTGAAGAAACACCGTCTACATCTTTGATTTGGTTGACGAGTTGTTCAGGAATAAATCCGCCATTCGACGAGATCACAAACAAGTCGGCCTTCAAATTATTCGCCGCAACGGAGTTGGCTCCCTGTTGAATGGATGCGCTCAACATGCTGCCAGCGATAACGAGTGCGACCCCGATGGTCAATGCTCCTGCCGTTGCGGCGGTACGGGCTCGATTGCGCAAGATATTGCCGACAGCAAGGTTTGTTTCAACCTTGGCGATTCGCCTAAAGAGGCGAGCGGCGAGTGATACGACTGGCCCTGCCATGAAGGCCAGCGATCCCAGCACACCCAAGATCACGAGTGTTGCCCCAACCCCAATGAGCATGAAGTTCGATTGGGTTGCTGCCATCCAACAGGTGACGATACCGATAATCAGCATGACGGCACCGACATAGTTACGCCAGGTATATTCGCGCCGGTCAGCACCTCCTGCATTGCGCAAGACATCAAGCGGGTCTGTCAGCGCAGCTGTTCGTGCACTAAAGAGCGCGCCTGCAATGGTCACAATGAGGCCAACGACACATCCAATCACCATGATTGTTGGACTCATCGTAGGCGTTGAAAGTGGTAACCCAAGCGATTGGAAGAAGACACCGATCGCCATGAGTAAACCAATCCCAAATACGATGCCGAGTAATGACCCAAGAATGCCGATTGATACGGCTTGGGCCAAGACCAGGAAGAATATGCCACGGGGACGAGTCCCAATTGCTCGTAACATCGCGAATTGTTTCATTCGTTGACGAACGACCATTGCAAATGTATTTGCAATAACGAATGATCCTATAAATAAACTAATAAATACGAATACGAGAAGAAATACATTCACAAACCCGAGCTGAGTTTCAATTGTTTCTTCTGCTTCTTTAATTCTTACATCTTTAGACACCACGACCGCATTTGCGGGAACTTGCTTTGCAATATCAGCGATGGTCTTTGGAAGATCTGCGCCTTCAGGCAAGGTAACACCGATGGCTGGCACCTTTTTAACATCGGGAAGTGCCAATGGTTCAACAACATCTCGTTCCATAAACAACAGTACCGCACCAAACGTTGAGAAGTCTCCTTCAATACTCCCCACTATCGTGACGTCACGCGCAGCTCCATTGACATACATCGTTGTGGTGTCACCCACCTTGAGGCCGCTGGATTCCAATGTGGAGGGCAGCATAATCACTTCACGTGGTCCTCGGGGGAAGCGGCCTTCCACTATCTTGGCCCAGAGATCGGTCTCGTAGGCGGGCATCAGGATCGTTGGAGCACCTGAATTAGAAATTACTTCGCCGTTTGCATCTTCGATGCGAACATTGAGCAAGTTCATTTCCGGTTCAATCACGGCGTCAGGGCCGACCACTGAACGAATCTTATGTTCAAGATTCAAGTCAAGATTTTGTCGTGTTTCATTTCCTGATCGTTCATCAATGACAGCACCACGAACATAAAGGTCAGCAGTGATGCCGGCTTTAACAACATCATTAAATGTTGAAGCCAATGTGTCGCGCAATGCCAGGGTTCCTGTTAGAAAGGCTACGCCAAGAGAAACACTTAAGAGCGTGAGGAAGAACTTTCCGAATCCTTCTCGCACCTCACGCCAACTAATTTTGATTAGCGCAAACATTCTGTTTCCTCTTCGTTTGGTTTTGGCCAAACATAGAGGAAACAGAACATCGATTCCTGGGCAAAATACCCCTATAACTTGTTCAAGAAATAGGTATGTAGCCTGAGGTCTTCAGTCAGCTCAGGATGAAACGAACTCACCAAGATATTGTCTGATTCTGCGATCACACAGGTGCCCGAATAGTTCGCCAAGTTAGTAACTGATGGTCCAAGCCGGGTGATGGCTGGCGCCCGAATAAACACCGCATGCATTGGCTCATCCAACCCTTGCACGTCGAGGTCTACTTCAGCACTTGCGATTTGACGGCCGAATGCATTGCGGCGGGTGTCAATGTCGATAAGCCCAAACGTGGTTTGATCACTTGGGGTGCCATCAGCAAGAACTGTTGACCTTCCAGCCAAAATGGCACCCGCACAGGTGCCGTACACACCCATTCCAGTGGCAACCGCTTCACGAATGGCATCAGTGAGCCCCCAACGGTCAGCGAGTTTACCGATTGTGGTTGACTCGCCACCAGGGATGATGAGGCCATGGAGGCCAGCTAACTCTTCCGGTTGACGAATCTTAGTGCCCGTGACACCAAGGGTGTCCAACAGATGCAAGTGTTCAACAACGGCACCTTGTAGCGCAAGAACCCCTACCCGGGGCTTCGCGTTACCAACCACGCTCGGCAAAGCGCATCGGTGCGGGGATTTCATCAACGTTTAATCCCACCATGGCCTCACCTAACCCCTTACTCACTTCAGCAAGCACCTTGGGGTTATCGTAGTTCGTGGTCGCTTCGACAATGGCCTTAGCACGTTTTGCGGGATCACCGGACTTGAAAATACCTGAACCTACAAAAACGCCCTCTGCCCCCAACTGCATCATCATCGCCGCATCAGCCGGTGTTGCTATCCCACCAGCAGTGAAAAGTACAACGGGTAATTTGCCTGTCTCCGCAACTTCATTGACAAGTTCAACAGGTGCCTGAAACTCTTTTGCAGCAACATAGCGTTCATCGGGGTTAAGCCCATGCAGGTAGCGGATTGCCGCGCTGATATCACGCATATGCCGTGTTGCTTCGACAACATTGCCTGTTCCAGCTTCACCTTTGGAACGAATCATGGCCGCCCCTTCAGCAATCCGCCGTAGTGCTTCACCAAGATTGGTAGCTCCACACACGAATGGAACGGTAAAGGCATGTTTATCGATGTGGTGTTCCTCATCAGCAGGGGTCAACACCTCAGACTCATCAATATAGTCAACCCCAAGCTCTTGAAGAATCTGTGCCTCTACAAAGTGCCCTATGCGCGCTTTTGCCATCACTGGGATGGATACTGCATCAATAATTCCACTAATCATTTCGGGATCACTTGCTCTTGCAACCCCGCCTTGAGCACGGATATCTGCTGGCACTCGCTCAAGGGCCATCACTGCCACTGCCCCAGCTTCTTCTGCAATCTTGGCTTGTTCTGGCGTCACCACATCCATGATGACGCCACCTTTTAACATGTCAGCCAAGCCGCGTTTTACTCGATCAGTTCCCGTTTGTGCACTCATGGCCTCCAGGCTACAGACCAACGGCGTGACTGCGGCGATGAAAACACGGTTTTCTTCCTTGCTTAATGATTGCTTACTCACCTGGACCGGCCACTCGATACTGCAATCAGTCACACAGAAATTACGGCCAACATGAACAGAACCGCCCCGGAGGGCGGTTCTGCGTATCCGATTAGAACGAACGGTTACTGCTTGCGCGGCTTCAGTTCGGGATCGGCCGGGGTGTTGTCGGTCCAGTTGAACGTATCCCACTGAATCTTTACACCCTTACCACCGAGAATGTCAGCCACATTCTGCGGAATGGCTTCTGCACCACCGTAGAGCCAGACATGTTGCAGGCCACGGCTCTTGATGCTGTCATCAACGAAGTTCTGCAAACGAGTGTCGTTCACATCAAGTGGTGTGAGCAGCATTGGAGCCTTACGACGAGCAGCCATCGCGCCACCAGCAAGGGCGTCAACGATGTGGTCTGGATCTGAAGCAGCCACACCGATTTCCTGGAAGTTCGTCCAGTGGATCTTGGCTGTCGAGATAGCACGTTCCACAACATCGTTACCACCGACCGTGATGTACCCAGCGGTCACCTTCGGGTCGTAGGTGTACGTGGTCGTGATCTGGTTATTCGCGAAGACTGGCTTCGTTTCATTGGCCAGATTACCCAAGGTGGTGTAGAGGACTGCACCATCCTTGTACGCCATCGCCGTACCGGCGACCAAGGCATCACCGACAGCGGGGTTACCACCGTCAACGATGGAGACCATCTTCGGCTTGCCGAGCTGTTCATAGATCATCGCGGCGGTAGCGAAGCGGTTTTCACCACCGATACGGACAACCTGGAATCCAGCGAACTGCGCCTTTAACTCGGATTCGACCTTTTCACTCAGGGCGACTTCGCGACCCATCATGTAGATCGTCCCACCGGGGCGCAGGATGCGCTTGATCTCAGCAGCCGTGTCTTTGTGGAGCTCGTTGGATGTGCTCAACAAGACTGGTGCGCTCTTGGAATCAGCGAACGGGGTAGCTGCGTTGGCATCTGCGTACTGATCATTACGGGCAATGACTACAGACTGTACGGACTGATCCTTGAACTGACGACGGCTAATCGCAATCGCCGTTTCAATACGGGTCGGGCCCTGTAGACGGGTACCAGTAATCGTGGTGCTGCTAATTCCAGGATTTGATGGGCTCGGTGCCGGATTTTGACCCGGGGCACTGGCACTTGTCACCGTGATGGTGAAGTCGTCAGTAACAACCTTGCCATTTGCACCTGGTACCGAAGCGGTCAGCTTGGTTACACCAACAACGGTTGGGGTACCGGAGATGACGCCATTGGTCTTATCAAAGGTCAAGCCAGCTGGCAGGGCCTTATCAAAGGTGACATCGGCGATATTCGCACGGGCAACGGTTACTCGGATGTCAGGCAGCTTCGTATTCACGACCGTCCGTCCATCAGGAACGTCAATAGTGGCGTCCTGAGCAGATGGATCCGTGTTCGTATTCACCGTCACGGTGGTTTCGAACAAGCTGGTGTGGGTGCCGTCAGTGACCTGGAAGGTGACCTTCGTGGTCGGAATCACCTTATCGGTGACAACGTCCATCGTGTAGCTGTCGCCTTCCTTGCTCAGCTTCACACCTTCAGGAGCAGAGGTCATTGTGACCGTCAGACCCTTCAACGGAGTATCAGCATCAGCGAGGTTAATTGGGCGCTTGATCGCGGGGTCGCCTACCTTCGCGATGACCGGGTTCACCCAGCCCTTAGGTGCGAACTTGTCGCCAGTACGAGGGTTGACCTGCCATGGGAAGGTTTCCTTGATGGGCTTGTTCGGATCATTCGGGTTGGTGATCGTGATGACCACATCAACTGGCTTATCGGTCGGCTTGGTGGGCGTACCCGTAATCGTGATCGTGCCCTTATTCGGATCCCAGTTCGGCGTCAAGCCTTCAGGAAGACCATCAACCTTGGGGGTCTCACCCTGAGGCACGTCATTGGTCCCAATCACCAACGGATCAATCGGCTTATCTTGCGTTGAAGTCTGGCCACCTGGGTTGTCCACGGAAGGCGTGGGCTTAGGTGTCTGCGGCTTCTGATTGACCGTAACAGTCGTTGAGAAGGTGGTCTTGAACTGGCCATCACTGACCGTGAAGGAGACCTCTTCAGTTGGAAGAACCTTGGTTGGTTCAACAACTAAGAACCAGCGGTTGCCTTCGTGCTTCAAGGATGCGATGTCAGGTCCGCTAACACGTTCGACGACAAGCTTGTTCATCTCGGTGTCGGCATCGTGGACGAAGATCTCACGCATGACCGTCGGGTCACCAACCGTGGCGATAACCGGATTCACTACACCCGTGGGTGCCTTGGGTTGTGCAACAGGGTTGACCGTGACCGTTGTCTCAAACAAGGTCTTGTGGGTGCCATCAGTGACCTGGAAGGTGACCTTCGTGGTCGGAATCACCTTATCGGTGACAACGTCCAACGTGTAGTTCTCGCCTTCCTTGTTCAGCTTCACACCTTCAGGAGCAGAGGTCATTGTGACCGTCAGATCCTTCAACGGAGTATCAGCATCACTCAACTTGATCGGCTGCTTGATTGCAGGATCGCCTACCTTCGCGATGACCGGATCGACCCAGCCCTTAGGACCAAACTTCTCGCCACCCTTGGGGTTAACCTGCCATGGGAAGGTTTCCTTGATGGGCTTGTTCGGATCATTCGGATCGGTCACGGTAATGACCACATCAACAGGCTTATCGGTCGGCTTGGTGGGCGTACCCGTAATCGTGATCGTGCCCTTATTCGGATCCCATTTCGGCGTCAAGCCTTCAGGAAGACCATCAACCTTGGGGGTCTCACCCTGAGGCACGTCATTAGTCCCAATCACCAACGGATCAATAGATTCGCCAACCTCGGAGGTCTGACCGCCTGGGTTGTCAATGCTTGGCTTGGGCAGTGGGGTCTTGGCCTTCTCATTCACTGTTACTGATGTCGAGAAGGTATTTTCCAGCTTGCCGTCGCTGACCTTGAAGGAGACCTTGCTCGTTGGAACAACCTTGTCTGTCTTGACAACGAGGAACCAGCGGTCGCCTTCCTTTACCAAGGATGCTGCATCAGGGCCACCAAGCAAGGTGACGACGAGGTCATCATCATCGGTATCAGCGTCAAAGACAAAGATCTCACGCTTGACTGTCGGGTCACCAACCGTGGCAACAACCGGGTTCACCATACCTGTAGGTGCCTTGGTGTTGGCCACTGGGTTCACCGTGATGGTGAAGGTGGTGGAGGCTTTCTGCCCCTTCGCACCAGTCACAGTGGCGGTGAGTTTGGTGACGCCAACCTCAGTTGGGGTGCCATCAATTACACCGAGTTCCGGGTGGTAGGTCAACCCAGCTGGAAGGTTCTTATCGAAGGTCACATTGCGGGTATCCCCGTTCTTGACTTCGATGTTAACCGGAGGAAGCGGAGTATTAACCGTCGTCTGTGTGTCGTTAGCAGAGATGGAGAGCTCTGGAACCTTGACAGCCTCAATGGTCAGTACCTCAGTATCTTGAATGACACCAGCAGCACTCTTCAAAATAACGGTGACGTTGAATACACCTGGAACATCCGGGGTACCAGAGAAGGTCTTGGTTTGTTGATCAAACTTCAGCCAGGTCGGCACGCCAACGATTTCGAGGGCGTCACCAGGCTGACCGTTGTTGATCTTCACCGTTACGGGCTTAATCGGAGTACCGACGTCAACGGTCTGCTTACCCAATGGATCGAGGTCAGAGACCTGAGCACGGAAGGTCTTCACCGTCACGGTGTACGGATCACCCTTCAGGCCTTCCTTATCAGTCGCAACCAGAACAACCTTGGCATTAATTGGCTTGGCACCATCGGCAACCAGGACCCAGCCACCCTTGTCATCTTGACGGACAGAGAC is from Stomatohabitans albus and encodes:
- a CDS encoding putative Ig domain-containing protein; this translates as MASGAPKKVLTVAMTLGLMASVLSTVPVNPAVAQEGEAVANESAGVAPVDLDGGDEVDDLSLVHHRKNYDPRLMRPHFQVPQSKKWPQRPQANLQNRTNTVGDQVDYNLWAEFRGYDIRQICVYGLPPGLHFDRNGHITGRVTTVGRYEVSVVVKSGRYAHRFDFNWLVQPRNAVPQAAPQSVSFNATNRPGSTGLVPLNVSDDQDIRTLKVDVLRRPDNSRVVFTEGAWFLEVPISKAASFSNLAVVVTDKYGARNEPVPFNVEVVSQKVNQAPIASFIPIAQQATGHPGTKATAIIKALDDGLPNGQLTIRPERPLPAGWELAGSNGHWTLTVPSDKPIPLTGVPFIISDGEKQTRVVVGICIWEKPEVPHYAPIGLVQPVETVVGKPVRQPIFVYDADSPIKDLTVSVSGDNPAEVKPERQADGSWVLVVPATKVTDGQVTTELKVTDNTGLSTTFPAIVSVDQNVPTVIGDIANQSHWVGTDISLDVPVDPSYFKQVEVAGLPSGLRYNHETGKIVGRTTAPTPGAQQVTVSLIVNKQRVTKTFTWNVIQISERSNHIGDKVDWDLAPHLPAGVSAGQLVIDGLPEGLSLKNGHIVGTVAGGVKTYKVTFTVKGQAHKTTFNWVIKAKANNSVPTGQVSSIISRVGSPVQVRPITLQDADTPVENLTVTVKSAPEGVSVRKGANGWELVAQTTKVINVTDVVLEVTDGKNKSQFKTTVAVYPAAKITGLGNQKVYVGDPINTITIGITGEQPGDNIEVVIPEGSGLTYNPKTRQISGTPSKVGEFDITVTLKDGAGRVLDTQKGKISVVDRPIKDTTKPTGAVSDVTATVGDQEARRVISLSYGSNKTDDLNVAIQGNAPEGVKVVREGKNWVLVVATNKVIQRTQVTYKVTDQASGRSSTFTNNVEVRAKGNTAPTASVGQLVGQKGKAFTPVVLNVADDTTPIKDLKVVVESQAPVEAKFDGSKWVLVLNTDKKIDPTQVRITVTDKEGLSTSVVTWATVTTSKSTARLVPIADQSGEVKKPIKPIKVQVIDKQPGDQLKVENLPDGITFDPKTNVISGVPTEVKKTTVTVTIFDEGGSVVDRDTFTIDIKAPLAPPANKKPVVYAPDVIFPEGQRREVGITVTDEDPATVKVAIAEPVPGVSVRQDDKGGWVLVADGAKPINAKVVLVATDKEGLKGDPYTVTVKTFRAQVSDLDPLGKQTVDVGTPIKPVTVKINNGQPGDALEIVGVPTWLKFDQQTKTFSGTPDVPGVFNVTVILKSAAGVIQDTEVLTIEAVKVPELSISANDTQTTVNTPLPPVNIEVKNGDTRNVTFDKNLPAGLTYHPELGVIDGTPTEVGVTKLTATVTGAKGQKASTTFTITVNPVANTKAPTGMVNPVVATVGDPTVKREIFVFDADTDDDDLVVTLLGGPDAASLVKEGDRWFLVVKTDKVVPTSKVSFKVSDGKLENTFSTSVTVNEKAKTPLPKPSIDNPGGQTSEVGESIDPLVIGTNDVPQGETPKVDGLPEGLTPKWDPNKGTITITGTPTKPTDKPVDVVITVTDPNDPNKPIKETFPWQVNPKGGEKFGPKGWVDPVIAKVGDPAIKQPIKLSDADTPLKDLTVTMTSAPEGVKLNKEGENYTLDVVTDKVIPTTKVTFQVTDGTHKTLFETTVTVNPVAQPKAPTGVVNPVIATVGDPTVMREIFVHDADTEMNKLVVERVSGPDIASLKHEGNRWFLVVEPTKVLPTEEVSFTVSDGQFKTTFSTTVTVNQKPQTPKPTPSVDNPGGQTSTQDKPIDPLVIGTNDVPQGETPKVDGLPEGLTPNWDPNKGTITITGTPTKPTDKPVDVVITITNPNDPNKPIKETFPWQVNPRTGDKFAPKGWVNPVIAKVGDPAIKRPINLADADTPLKGLTVTMTSAPEGVKLSKEGDSYTMDVVTDKVIPTTKVTFQVTDGTHTSLFETTVTVNTNTDPSAQDATIDVPDGRTVVNTKLPDIRVTVARANIADVTFDKALPAGLTFDKTNGVISGTPTVVGVTKLTASVPGANGKVVTDDFTITVTSASAPGQNPAPSPSNPGISSTTITGTRLQGPTRIETAIAISRRQFKDQSVQSVVIARNDQYADANAATPFADSKSAPVLLSTSNELHKDTAAEIKRILRPGGTIYMMGREVALSEKVESELKAQFAGFQVVRIGGENRFATAAMIYEQLGKPKMVSIVDGGNPAVGDALVAGTAMAYKDGAVLYTTLGNLANETKPVFANNQITTTYTYDPKVTAGYITVGGNDVVERAISTAKIHWTNFQEIGVAASDPDHIVDALAGGAMAARRKAPMLLTPLDVNDTRLQNFVDDSIKSRGLQHVWLYGGAEAIPQNVADILGGKGVKIQWDTFNWTDNTPADPELKPRKQ